The sequence GGCGGCCTGCGCGGCGGCCGCTGATACGAAAGCGGCGGTTCTGTCCTCGTTGCGCGAGCGTAGCGGCCAAGTTGCCGATCTCAAGGCCCGTCGGATTGCGGGCGAAAACAACCGCGGCTACCTGGAATTCCGGGACGATCCGTCGCTCGATGCCCGGCAGCGGGACGAGGCCCGGCAAATCGTCGCGGCGGAAAACAAGGACCGCAAACTTCTGTACGAGGAGGATGCGCGCGCCGAAAAAGACCGCAATGCGACGGTTTCCATGATTGAGCGGGGTTATGCGGTGGAGCGGCTCAAGCGCGCCAAGGCGGGCGAATGGGTCCAACTGCCACCCAAGGGAGAAGACTTCGATGCGTTCAAAGCCTCGCCGGCGGGCCAGCGGCTCGGCGCGGATTGCGTGCCGGAGGCATGGGTTGTTCTGAAGTAATCGCATGAAAAACATCCTGATTGAGAGGGGGCTGTTGAAACGCGGCGGCCGTCCAATCGCAAGCGACAGCGACGTTCGCTTGGCGCTGGGGCTTCGTCTCGAAAAAATCGGCCTTGTTTTCCGGTATGTGGCGTACGTCGTTTTGGCGGGGATTTTTCTCACCGGATTCGCCGTCGGTTCCTACACGGATTTGGCCGTCATCACCGTTGTGGTGCTGCTGCATGCCGCTTTTGTGCACACGGTGTTGTTGACGCATCGCTACGAATGGTTCGCTTCCCCGTTCAATTTCGCCATCCATGTCGCCGAAATTTCATGCGTCGTTTTTTTTACCGGCGCCGAGGAGAGCGAGTTTTTTACGCTTTACCTGCTGTTTCTGGTTGGATACACAGTGTATCGCCGCAGTTTCGGAGGCATGTTGCTCGCGTCCGCCGTTACCTGTGGCGCGTACCTTTTGGTCATCGCCATCGAATGGGCGTTGGCCGGGCTGGCATTGCCGCCCGGCGTGATCTTCGTCAAGGTGGCCAGCATCCCCGTCTGCGGCTGGATTGTCGCGACCACCAACACGCTCCTTCAACACACGGAAGAGGCGCTGGAGGCGCGGGCGGATGCGCTGGCGTCCTCCGAAACGATGCTCCGCACCATCATTGACCATGCCGCCGAACCCATTCTCGTGTACGACGAAAACGAACTCATCACCGAAGCCAACAACCGCGCCTGCGAGTTTTTCGGCATCTTTCGCGAAAATTTGCTGGGCAAGCCGTTTCGAAGCCTGCTGTTCGACGACGGAACGTTGTCGGAACAACTGGCCGCCCTGTATGAACGGAACGAATACCACGGCGAACAGATTTTTCTCAACGCCGACGGCATCGAACGGACCGTGGATTTGCATGTCCGCTCATTCATCCGCAACGCGCGCAAGTTTTTCGTGGCCATCGCGCGCGACATCACCGAGCAGAAAGAACTGCAGGAAGCCACGCAACTCGCCAACGCCCGTCTCGGCCATCTGAACCGGGAACTTCGCCAGGTCAATGAACTCAAAACGGGCCTGCTGACCAGCGTCTCGCAACGCTTGCGATCGCCCCTCACCGCCCTGCTCGGATACCTCGATCTCCTGCTCGATGACGAACTCGGCGCCACCACGCCCGAACAACGCCGGGCTTTGCTCGGCGGCCGGCGAAGCGTCATGCGAATCTTTGGATTGCTGGACGAGGCCTTCGACAGCAAATCCCTGCGCACGGACGCGGCTCTGGCCCCCGAAGCGCCGCCGCGTCCCGTTGCCCCGCCATCCGCCCAGCGATAAACAGCCCATCCACGGCCCTTTCGCCCGCTTTGCAAGGCATGTCGTCAAACCGATACTATTTGCTTGTTGGGCAACGGCGCGGCTCGCGCTATCATGGATCCCCGCGCATTTGGGCGACTGGCCGAGAGTCCCAAAGTCTCGCTGGCCGACATCAAGGCGCTGAACGGCTGGCGCGAGGTGATACCGGAATACGTGAAGGACTATGTTTCATTGAACGTTGTTGCCGTATGAGAGCACCGATGAACGAGGAAACCACAAGAAAAACCTAAAGCGGCTCAGCCACAATGCCTCAATCAGGCGTATAATTTCTTTCTCCGCAATTTCTGTGCTTTACACACAGATGTTGCGGACCAAGAAACCAACAATCGCTTACAGCGGACGTGGACAAGCCGCGCCGCTAAGGCATGATGATCGCTTTATGATAAAGAGAGGAAACCTTGTGCCCATGAATCCATGTCAGGCCTATTTGAAAAAGACCCCGCCGGAAGCACTGGACGAGGGATTTCTGGCCTATATCGCCAACCTGTCCGAGACGGCCAAGCAGGCGCCGGCTGTGGCGAAGGCCATCGTCCAGGAACTGGCCGATCAGCGCCGGTATCTCAAGTTGATCGCCAGCGAGAATTATTGTTCGCTCTCGACCCAGTTGGCGATGGGCAATCTGCTGACGGACAAATACGCGGAGGGCGTTCCCGGCACGCGGTTTTACGAGGGCTGCGACAATGTGGACGCGGTCGAGGCGTATGCCTGCGATCAGGCGCGCAAACTGTTTCAATGCGACCACGCCTACGTCCAGCCCCACAGCGGCGCGGACGCGAACCTGATTGCCTATTGGGCGGTTTTGCAGGCGCGCGTGGAAACGCCGGAACTCACGAAACTGGGGTTGACGGATCCCGCGAAGGCGACGCGGGAACAATGGGAAGCCGTGCGTGACGCCCTTGGCCATCAACGTCTGCTCGGCATGGATTACTATTCCGGCGGCCACCTCACGCACGGGTACCGGCGCAATGTGTCGGCCAAAATGTTCGATGCGTACAGTTACGGCGTGAACCGCGAGACGAATCTGATTGATTACGATGAAATCGAGCGCATGGCGCGCGAAATCAAGCCGCTTATCCTGCTTGCGGGGTTCAGCGCCTATCCACGGAAAATCAATTTCCGCCGCATGCGCGCCATTGCGGACGCCGTGGGCGCGGTGTTCATGGTGGACATGGCCCACTTTGCGGGGCTTGTCGCGGGAGGCGTGTTCGAGGGCGATTTCAATCCGATGCCCCACGCCCACATAGTTACCTCGACCACGCACAAGACCCTGCGCGGTCCCCGGGGCGGGATTGTGCTGTGCACAGCCGAATTTGCCGAATATGTGGACAAGGGCTGTCCGCTGGTCATCGGAGGCCCGCTCGGCCATATCATGGCCGCCAAGGCCGTCGCGCTCACCGAGGCCAATACACCGTCGTTCAAAGCCTATGCGAAACGGATAGTCGAAAACGCGCGCGCGCTTGCCGAGGCGTGCATCGCGGAGGGGCTGGTCCTCTCGACCGGCGGCACGGACAACCATCTTATGTTGATTGACATGCGTCCCCTCGGACTGACCGGCAAACAGGGCGCGGCCGTGCTTCGCGCCTGCGGCATCACGCTCAACTCGAATTCGCTGCCCTACGATCCCCATGGGCCGCTGATCACCAGCGGATTGCGCATCGGCACACCCGCCGTGACGACCCTCGGCATGGGAACGTCCGAAATGCGTGAGATTGCCCGGATCATCCGGTTCGCGCTGTCGCAGACGAAACCCGGCGTCGTCGAATCCGGGCCCAATGCCGGTAAGCCCAGCAAAATCAAATATGAAATAGACGATGCCGCGCTTGCCGAGGCCCGTGCCGCTACCGAAACACTCTTGAAACGTTTCCCGGTTTATCCCCAACTCGATCTGGCCTTTCTTCAGGAACATTTCGCTTGAAGTCCCATTACTTGAGAGTACCGTGTTCTCGGAGTCGTGAAGGGCTCGGAATGTAACGCCGATTTCCAAATCGGCTTGCTGAAACACGACATGCCGATTTGGAAATCGGCGCTACCAAGCGGCCATTTTCAATTTCAAAACAAGATCTCGTTGCCTGATCCGACATGAAATGGCCCGGAAACGCCAATCTTCGTGGAAATTTTCATCTTTTTGTCTCAAGAACTCGGTACTCTCAAGTCCCATTAGAGAAAAACATAAAGGACTTGAGCGATGAAAAGGACTTTTCAGACAACAAGAAGAGTGTCTTGTATCATGGGTTTAGTGAGGTGGATGTGGTAATTCTTGGGGCCATCCTCGAATCCATTGATCGGATCGCTTCGTTTTGATACGATAGAACAATGGCCGGAAAGGGATGTTTCAATGCGAAACGATCAAATGGATAAAGCCGGAATACTGGTGGCTTGTGCGGATATTGCCTATGGTGATACGTTGGCGCGCTTTCTCGAATCGGCGGGATATGTGACGGAACGATGCCATGATTCGAAGGGATTGTTCAGAATTCTGACGCGCAAACCGTTTGATGTGGTGGTGCTGGATCTTGATTTGGGCAACGATACGGATGTCGAGGTCGTCTCCTTTACGCAACGCCGCCAGCCGGGTACGGCGATCATTCTGTTGTTTCCCTTGGACCGTATTGATAGGGCCATTGACGGTATTCGTGCGGGGGCTTATTTTTATTTGCCAAAGACCTGTCTGGCATCGGATGTGGCGTTGGTTGTTGGAAAGGCGTTGCGGAAAAAGGCATCGGATGCGAGCCTGAGTCATTTCGAGCAGAGTTTTCTCGAGGAGACAATGGGATCGTCCGCGGCGATGCGCCGGGTGCTCGAACTTGTGCGAAAGGTTGCGCCGACGGACAGCACGGTGCTGTTGCTGGGCGAAAGCGGCGTGGGGAAGGAGGTGCTGGCGCACGCGATCCACAAGTTGAGCGCGCGGCGGGATCGCCCGTTTGTGGCGGTGAACTGCGCGGCGCTTCCCGAAACCCTGCTGGAGAGCGAACTTTTTGGACATCTCAAAGGGGCGTTTACGGGCGCGGACGCCAACAAGCGGGGCTTGTTCGAGGAAGCGGACGGGGGCACCATTTTTCTTGACGAGATTGGGGACATGGCCCCGCTGACGCAGGCGAAACTGCTGCGCGTGTTGCAGAACGGCGAGGTGCGGCCCGTTGGGGCCGTTGCGGCCCAATGCGTGGATGTGCGTGTGCTGGCGGCGACGAACCGCGATTTGGTCGAGGCGGTTCGTTCGTTCAAATTCCGCGAGGATTTGTATTTCCGGTTGAACGTGATACAGATCCGCATTCCCCCGCTTCGCGAGCGCCTCGACGCGTTGCCCGCGCTGGTGGGGCATTTTCTGGCCCGGTGCAATGCAAAGTTCGGCAAGCGTGTACGTGGTTTTGACGAGGCCTCGCAGATTCTGCTTCGGAACTATGCGTTTCCGGGCAATATCCGCGAATTGGAGAGCATCGTCGCCCATGCGGTCATCATGGCCGACGGCGACCTGATCACGGTCGGCGATCTGCCCGACGATGTGCGGCAGGGCGTGCGGCCGCGTTTTGCCTTGCCAAACTACACCGCCGACCATATCCAATCGCTCGAGAGTGTGGAGGCGGATTCGATTCGCGCGACGCTCGAACGGCTTGACTGGAACCAGACGGCCGCCGCAAAAAAACTGGGGATATCGCGTTCGACGCTTTGGCGTAAGATGCGCCAATACGATATCGCGCCGCCGGATGATGGGTCCGAATAACCTTGCCCGCGTCCGTTCATCGGGATGCAGACAGCGGCGGAACCGCTTTCATCGTTCCGGCGCGAACATAACACACGTACGGCATGAACACATGGAAGCGATCCAGTTCCCCGATGCGCGCCCGTGCCTGGGCCGGATCCTTTTCCCAATATAGCGCGGCGAAAAGCGGTCCATACAGGCGGACGTACCCGATCCAGTCCAACGCGAGGGCCTGGTTGAATTCGGCTTGCGCGGCTTTCTCCTCGCCGCTTTCGCCAAGGATTACCGTGCGCACGAAGCGCGAAAAGGCCAATTGTTCATCGAGCGCGATGGCGCGGTCGGCGGCGCGCCGGGCTGTTTCCAGATGACCCTCCGCGGCCAAATGCAGCGCAAGCATCGAGTAATAGAAGGTTGTCGGCACGAATTCGACATCCCACGCTTCGCGCAAGGCCCGTTCCGCGACGGGATCGTGCGTATCGTATCCCAAGTCCCGGAGGATGTGCGCGTAATCCGTTACCGCCACGATTTCGACGGGCGCGGCCCTTGGCGTCGTTCCGCCTTCCGGCGCGGAAGCGATCCGATACAGGTAGAGGCCGTTCATGCCGGGAAAGAGGCGGCGCGACCATGAAAGACCGTGCGCGGCGAGATTTTGTTCGAATTGTTCAAGCGGGGGCAGCGTGAACACAAACGGTTCGATGACTACCCAAACGGCGTGGCCGTTTGCGGCCAGGAGTCGGGCCGCCTTATCGCTTGCGGCATCCAGCGAACAGGCTGGCAGGATTTCGAAGGGCAGGTTTCCCGCGTTGTAACGGAACGCTTCCCAACTGATGAAAGTGCCCGCCACCAGCACGGTGTCATCCGGTCTTGCTTCCGCCGCAATGTGGCGCACCGCGGCGCCGTAATCGGTGCGTTGCGCCGCCGGCAAGGCCAGCGAAAGTTGATAGGCGTAGAAGAACATCAACAGGCCGATGGCGCTCTTTCGGAGTGTGCGCCATGGGAGGAAGGCGATTCCGCCCGCAACGGCGGCGTATACCGCCAGTGCGGAGTAACTGGTGAATCGGGGCAGGATAATCGGACGCCACGCGACGGTTACGAGGAGGTGTATCCACACGGGACAAAGCGCCACGGCGAGGATCAACGCCGCGCCGTGGGCCGCGCCGGGTGTCCGGAAGCGATCATGCCCGCCTTTCCACAGCGCATGGACCACCATCCCCGCGCAATAGGCGATGCAAAGGCCCGAAAAGGCGATCAGGGCCCAATCAATCCAGGCGTGCGCATCCACCACTACCTGTTGCGCCCGGCTCGACAGGAAGCCCCATGTCTGTCCCTGGAACACAAAGGGATCGTTGCTTATGACCGCGTCGTCGGCGAGCCAATCCGCCAGGAAGGATTTCAGCGACGGCAGCAGATAGGTGAAGTCCTCTTCGGGTTTTTGGACGTCGCGGAAGGCGCGCCACATCCAGGCGAAAATGGAGAGGCAAAGGAGAAACTGGAGGCCTGTCCATGCGACTGCCTCGCGGAAATGCGGCCGCAGCCGCCACAGGATGTACACCCCCTCGATGCCCACCAGAAAAACGGCAAACGGCTGTGTCCATACCATCATGAGATTGGCCGTCGAAACCAGCAGCCACCATCCCGGCCGCCGCGTACACACGGCGCGGTGCAGACCGAAGATCGAGACCAACGCCAGCAACTGCCAGAACGCCGTGACGTGGATGGATTGCGCATACCAGATCTGCGTCGGCGAAAGCGCGAAACACAGCACGGCCAATCCCGCCGCCGCCCGCCCGAAAAACGACCGCGTCAATACATACAACAGGGGGATTGACGCCATGTTGCACAACAGTGCAAGCAGCCGCAGGAAATAGGGGCCATCGACGCCGAAACACGCGCCGAGCCAGTTCCAGTAATAGAAAATGATGTAATAGAAGGGAAATCCGTCCCGGCCGCGAAATCGCAACAATTGGATATATGTGGCCATGCTTGGCGCGTCGAGATTGCCTGCCAATTGAAATTCGTCAATCCATGCCGACTGTTCGCCAAGCCGGTACATGCGAAGCGCGAGGGCCAGCGCCATGACCGCCCCCAGCGGCAGCAGTGCGCGGCACGCGCCGCGCAAATCCAAGCCGCCGATATTCGAATCCTCGCTCATCCGATTGCAATCCGATAGTTGTCTGCTCGAATCGAATATACAAGTCTTTGCGTTTCCCCGCAAACAATCAAACCTTCCTTGAAAAGCCGATCTCATCCGGCCGGGTCTCTTTCGGCCATTTTCAATGTTCGGTTTGACAAATCCTGTGGGCTTGACGTACGCTATGACTGGCTGTAGAAAACAGATCTTCCCTCGAAATGACAGGCAGGAATATCGGACTGAAGGCCTCCTTGGGGGGATATCAGACTTGAAGGAATTGTAATGGGACGAACTCGTCTTTTCCTGGCAAGTGTCGGATTGCGGACTTCGGAATTTCCGGTAATCACTCCCCCTTTGGGGATATTGTCCCTGTCGGCTTACCTTCGCAACCGCATGCCGCTGGACATGAAGTTGCTGGATCAGCGCCTTGACAACACGTCATCCGACGATATCGTCCGCTCGGCGGCCGAATTCAATGCGGACGTAATCGGTTTTGGCGTACTGACACCGTTTGCGCCTTTGCTGCCGGAACTGGCCTTGAAGGCGCGCAAAGCCTTGCCGAACGCGCTCATCGTCTTGGGCGGGCCCCACGTTACGGGTTTTGGCGCGGGCGTGATGGACGATGTTCCCCATGCCGACATGCTCATTACCGGCGAAGGCGAATTGGCCCTTGAACAGGTGTTGCAGGCTCGCGCCGAAGGAAACGATTATGGCCATATCCCGGGACTCGTGTGGCGCAACGCAGCCGGCGAGATTACCGTCAATCCGGGGCCAACGCCCATGCTGGATAATCTGGACACATTTCCGTTTCTTGCGTACGACTTGATTGATCTGCCCAAGTACTGGCGGCACGAGGCCATGGCTAATGTCCCGCCCCGCAAGTACATTGGTCTTTTTAGCAGCCGCGGGTGTCCCTATGGCTGCATCTACTGCCATCGTATCTTTGGCAAGCGGTTCCGTGCCCAGAGTGCCGAACGCGTCATCGCCGAAATCGAGCATTTGCAGAAGACGTACGGTGTCCATGAAATCGAGTTCTATGACGATATTTTCAATCAGGATCCACGCCGCATGATGGATTTTTGCGATATGGCGCTGCGCCAGAATCTGAAATTGCGAATCGCGTTCCCTAATGGGATTCGCGGAGACACGCTCACGCCGGACATGATTGACGCACTCGTGGACGCCGGCATGTATTACACGTGCTGTCCGCTTGAATCCGGATCCGCGAAAATCCAGAAATACATGGAGAAGCACTTGGACATTCCGCGTTTTCTCGCGGGCGTTGACAAACTCGTCCGTAGACGCGTGTTTACTTACGGTCTTGCCATGCTCGGATTTCCCACGGAAACGGAAGAGGATATCCAACAGACCATTGACACGATCTGCAATTCGTCCGTTCACTTGGCCTCGTTCTTTACCGTAACGCCCTATCCTAATACCGAACTGTATGACCGTGTCATGCAGACCCATCCCGAGAAACTCAGCGGATTTGTCTACAGGGGATTTCCCAGTAATCTGGTGAATCTTTCCGAAGTGCCCGACCACGTGTTGTACGCCTATCAGCGCAAGGCGTTGCGACGGTTCTTTTTCAATCCAATTCGCATGCTCCGGCTGGCCAGCGTCTATCCGAATCCGCTCTATCTGCCGAAGTATGTTCCCATGTTGGCGCGCCAGCTCGTCAAGGGGATCTTCGTGTGAAGAGTGTTATAATTTGACGATGTCTGTTCGCGGAGTATTACATGCGGGTTCTTTTCTACGATTTCGATGCCGGGTCCTTGGGAATCCAATCCCTGTTGGCTGTTTTGAAGTCTTCTGCGCACGAAGTTTACCTTTATCTGGACTGTTCTTGCCCCCGCCAATATCTGGTAAATAACCGTTTCCTAGAACGAATCTTCGCCTTGACGGAAAAACAAATCTGCGACGATTTGTTGTCGTATCGGGCCGAAGTCGTCTGTTTTTCGATCACTTCCCTTACCTTTGCCCGTATTCTGGGTCTGATTCGGCAGCTCAAGTCGCGCTGTCCCGGGCTTATTGTGATTTGCGGCGGCGTACATGCCACACTGCTTCCCGACGCGGTCGCGCAGCACGCCGACATTGATTTTGTCGTTACCGGCGAGGCCGAACATTCGTTCCCGGCCTTGCTGGACGCGCTGGACAATCTCGGCATTGAGAAAACCCGCATGCTGGAAGCGAGCAAACTTCCGGGCGTGTGGAATATGCTCGACGGGCAGGTCATCAACCGGGGTCTATCCCCGGTGCCTTGCGACCTGAATCGGCTTCCTCCGCTTCAGAAGGAACTGCATCATGCGATCAACCGTTCGCTGTCCGCCATGTATTCGACGGTATGCATGCGAGGGTGCTTTTACTCATGTACTTTCTGCAATGATGCCGCCATTCGCGATCTCTACGCACAACACGGCGCTTCCTATTATCGCGTACGGTCGGTGGACTGTGTGCTTGCAGAGCTGCGGCATGCCAAAGAACGATATTGTCCGAAACATATCGAGTTTCACGACGACGTTTTCGCCGCGGACAGGGAGTGGCTGGCTGAATTCAGTCGACGTTATCCCGTTGAAATAGGAATACCATTCAACGTGCAGACGCATCCGCTGTTGTTGGACGACGACAAGCTTGAAATGATTGCACGCAGCGGATGCGTTACTATCGAAATCGGCGTGCAAAGCGCCTGCGAGGATGTTCGACGGGACGTCTTACGACGTAACGAAACCACGGAACATGCCAAACGCCTTTTGATCAAGGCCAGAGCGCTGGGTATGCGCGTCGAAACGGATTTCATCGCCAATTTGCCCGGAGAGACTCCCGATCATCTCCGACAGATGCTGGAGTTCATCTACGAAACCAGGCCGAATCTGGTGAACCTGCATTTTCTGGCGTATCTTCCCAAGACGGAAATTACCCGAATCGCGCTGGAAACGGGCGCCTTGACGCCGGGTGATGTTCAATCCATCCTCGATGAAATGCGTCCATTCTTTCCGTCGAAAGTCTTGAGCAGCCGCTACCGCGTTTTGGCCATCGAACTGGTGATGGCGTGCGCGTTTTCCGCGCCAGTGGCCCGAAAGATCAATAATGTACTCGATCGGTCTTTTATAGGCGCCCTGATGGCCCCTCTAGCGCCCTTCGTGGTGGTGTTGGCGCGCATCATGGCTGGTCTTTTCGACCGGCGCGCCTATTTGTACCGGTTCCAGTTTACATTCGGAATCCGGAATATGGGTCGCGTACTGTTGCGCAAAACACTGGGGCTGGGCATTGTCCGGCCTCGTCTTGGCAAACCATGACGGCGTGTTTTTTGCCGGAACGCCTTCCGCCGTTATCGGGCGTCTTTGAATGGGCTTCCGGAAGGTGGGATAATGCAGACGCTTGCGCACTTGCATGCGGCACGCAAGGGATTTGATGCATATGAAGCAATTACGCGTATTCTTGACCTGCTTGGGTCGCAATTCCATTTACTTTCCAGGGACCACGCCTCCGCTTGGAATCCTTTACTTGGCCGCCTACCTTAGGAAATGTTTCGATGTGGAGATCCGCCTTTTGGATCAAAGGGCGGAAAACTGCTCGCTGCAGGAAGTGGCGCGGCGCGCCATCGAATTTGAGGCCGATGTCGTGGGCATCGGCACGTTCACTCTCTATGCGGACACGCTTCCCAGCCTTACCACCGCCATTCGGCAGGGACTTCCCAATTCGCTAATTGTGCTGGGCGGTCCGCACGTGTCGTCGTTCGGCGCCACGGCCCTCGAAAACACGGCTGCCGACGCCGGTGTTCGCGGCGAGGGAGAGCGCCCCTTCGAAGCGATTGTGTCGGCCTGGTTGGCCGGTTCGGATTTTTCGCACATTCCGGGTCTTTTCTGGCGGGACGCTTCCGGCGCCATTATAAGCAATCCCGGCTCCATGCCCGTCATCGAGGACTTGGACTCCCTTCCCTTTCCGGCGTACGATTTGCTCGACGTGTCGCAATATTGGAGAGACTTCTCCTTCGGAAACCTTCCGCCGCACCGCTATGTTTCGATGTTCAGCAGCCGCGGCTGTCCCCGGCTTTGCACTTACTGTCACAGCATTTTTGGGAAACGCTTTCGCGCGCATTCCGCCGAACGAATCGTGGAGGAACTAAAACACTATGTTCGGACGTACGGGATCACCGAGGTCGAGTTTTTGGACGACACCTTCAACCATGATGCCAAGCGCGCGATTCAGTTTGCCGACTTGATGCGCAAGGAAGGCGTCAAAATCAAGCTGGGAGCGCCCAACGGCCTGCAAAGCCATACGTTGACCGAAGAAGTACTGGATGCGCTGGTGGAAACCGGCCTGCACCAAGCGTCCTTTGCGCTGGAATCCGGTTCGCCCCGCATCCAGGAACTCATCAAAAAACACCTGAGCATCCCCAAGTTCATCTGGTGCGTCGAACAGGCCATCAAACGGCGCGTCCTTGCCAATGGCAACACCATCATGGGCTTCCCCACCGAAACCGAGGAAGACCTCAAGGCGACGGTGGACGTCGTTTGCCAATCGAAACTTCACACAGTGTCCTTTTTTACGGTCGTTCCATATCCCAATACGGAGTTGTACGAGCAACTCAAGGAACTGCAACCCGAGAAACTTGCAAAGGTTCGTTATTGGGAAAAAGACTTCAGCGTACAGCCGGTCAATTTTTCGGCGGTTCCCGACTCCGTGCTGTTTGCTATTCAACGCAAGGCGTGGCGCCGATTCTATCTCAATCCCCTTCGGCTTGCGAGAATTGCGCGGGATTACCCCGATCCGTGGTTTCTTGCGCGATTGCTGCCGATGTTCATGCGCCGGGTTGTCAAGGGAATCGGCGTGGAAGAGTAATACGGAATTTTCGCATTCTATGTCGTTTCCCCGCGTCCCGTAATCGGCTGGTTGACCATTCCCGCACGCAAGAGATAGCCCAGGAGCCGCAGGCTCTGGCCGGGGAATCGCATGACGGCCCGCAACTGGCGCAACATGACGGACGGCCGCAGGTAGAAACGCCGGTACAGGCGGCGTTCGCGGGCGACCGCTTCGTCCATGAAGCGCCGATCCCGGAACCGGCACTCGTAGGGAATCAGACTAAAAATCAGGTCGTCTTTTACGCGGTCGAAATACGGGGTGCCTGCGTATGGCGTGACGACGTTTACGCCAATCAGATCGATAGGCGACCGCAGGAGTTCGCGCAGCGTCTGCTGAAAATCGGCCTCGGTCTCGACGGGAGCGCCCACCATGAAGGTGCCGGCGCACTCGATACCGGCGTCGCGAACCTGTTGAAGCCGCGCGTTGAACGTGGCGGGATCGCCGGTCTTGCCGAGAAATTCCAGCACCTTGGGCGAGTAGCTTTCGATGCCGACGGCGATACGCACGCAGCCGGCCTTCTTCATCCAGCCGAGCATGTCCGCATCGAGCGTGTCAATGCGCCCAAGGCACGACCATGTGACGCGCAGACCTTCGTCCAGGATTCCCTTGCAGATCGCGATGACCCGTTTGGAACTGAACGTGAAGGTGTCGTCGAGAAACCGGACGACGCGGATGCCTTGGGCGCACATCGCCTTCAATTCGGCCACCACCGTTTCCGGTTTTTTGGCGACCAGCCGCCGCCCATAGGTCGTCGTGCAGTAGGTACAGGTAAACGGACATCCGCGGGCGCTCAACAGGACGCCGCAGGGTCCGCCCAGCAGCCATTCCTCGTACCGGTTCATGTCGC comes from Candidatus Hydrogenedentota bacterium and encodes:
- a CDS encoding radical SAM protein translates to MGRTRLFLASVGLRTSEFPVITPPLGILSLSAYLRNRMPLDMKLLDQRLDNTSSDDIVRSAAEFNADVIGFGVLTPFAPLLPELALKARKALPNALIVLGGPHVTGFGAGVMDDVPHADMLITGEGELALEQVLQARAEGNDYGHIPGLVWRNAAGEITVNPGPTPMLDNLDTFPFLAYDLIDLPKYWRHEAMANVPPRKYIGLFSSRGCPYGCIYCHRIFGKRFRAQSAERVIAEIEHLQKTYGVHEIEFYDDIFNQDPRRMMDFCDMALRQNLKLRIAFPNGIRGDTLTPDMIDALVDAGMYYTCCPLESGSAKIQKYMEKHLDIPRFLAGVDKLVRRRVFTYGLAMLGFPTETEEDIQQTIDTICNSSVHLASFFTVTPYPNTELYDRVMQTHPEKLSGFVYRGFPSNLVNLSEVPDHVLYAYQRKALRRFFFNPIRMLRLASVYPNPLYLPKYVPMLARQLVKGIFV
- a CDS encoding radical SAM protein; its protein translation is MRVLFYDFDAGSLGIQSLLAVLKSSAHEVYLYLDCSCPRQYLVNNRFLERIFALTEKQICDDLLSYRAEVVCFSITSLTFARILGLIRQLKSRCPGLIVICGGVHATLLPDAVAQHADIDFVVTGEAEHSFPALLDALDNLGIEKTRMLEASKLPGVWNMLDGQVINRGLSPVPCDLNRLPPLQKELHHAINRSLSAMYSTVCMRGCFYSCTFCNDAAIRDLYAQHGASYYRVRSVDCVLAELRHAKERYCPKHIEFHDDVFAADREWLAEFSRRYPVEIGIPFNVQTHPLLLDDDKLEMIARSGCVTIEIGVQSACEDVRRDVLRRNETTEHAKRLLIKARALGMRVETDFIANLPGETPDHLRQMLEFIYETRPNLVNLHFLAYLPKTEITRIALETGALTPGDVQSILDEMRPFFPSKVLSSRYRVLAIELVMACAFSAPVARKINNVLDRSFIGALMAPLAPFVVVLARIMAGLFDRRAYLYRFQFTFGIRNMGRVLLRKTLGLGIVRPRLGKP
- a CDS encoding radical SAM protein; translated protein: MKQLRVFLTCLGRNSIYFPGTTPPLGILYLAAYLRKCFDVEIRLLDQRAENCSLQEVARRAIEFEADVVGIGTFTLYADTLPSLTTAIRQGLPNSLIVLGGPHVSSFGATALENTAADAGVRGEGERPFEAIVSAWLAGSDFSHIPGLFWRDASGAIISNPGSMPVIEDLDSLPFPAYDLLDVSQYWRDFSFGNLPPHRYVSMFSSRGCPRLCTYCHSIFGKRFRAHSAERIVEELKHYVRTYGITEVEFLDDTFNHDAKRAIQFADLMRKEGVKIKLGAPNGLQSHTLTEEVLDALVETGLHQASFALESGSPRIQELIKKHLSIPKFIWCVEQAIKRRVLANGNTIMGFPTETEEDLKATVDVVCQSKLHTVSFFTVVPYPNTELYEQLKELQPEKLAKVRYWEKDFSVQPVNFSAVPDSVLFAIQRKAWRRFYLNPLRLARIARDYPDPWFLARLLPMFMRRVVKGIGVEE
- a CDS encoding radical SAM protein encodes the protein MKIAFINLPFERTIVRRYMCTYHSAMMKLAPYELLQLAACAREWNDADICFMDAIAEECGEAEVHAFLACHHPDVVAALIGIETVSADLACMDRIKAAFPNIAIVVFGHYPTIFPEEILEKSRVDAILRNEPEKVFSDYLDARKNGMSLRTIPGLAARDEQGAVFANPPERMLDLDTLPFPDFSLCDMNRYEEWLLGGPCGVLLSARGCPFTCTYCTTTYGRRLVAKKPETVVAELKAMCAQGIRVVRFLDDTFTFSSKRVIAICKGILDEGLRVTWSCLGRIDTLDADMLGWMKKAGCVRIAVGIESYSPKVLEFLGKTGDPATFNARLQQVRDAGIECAGTFMVGAPVETEADFQQTLRELLRSPIDLIGVNVVTPYAGTPYFDRVKDDLIFSLIPYECRFRDRRFMDEAVARERRLYRRFYLRPSVMLRQLRAVMRFPGQSLRLLGYLLRAGMVNQPITGRGETT